The DNA sequence aaagattgttttttaattaacaccATAAAAAAATCGAGTGGCATTCAAAGAGAGGATGAATACTGGGATAAAAGTGAGATAGagttttataatttaaagcaCAGTGTATTGTGCTattgtgtttaaacaaaaatttgcatttttaaaaaaaattcaacttgTTTCATGCATTTGAACTCTGAACTCTTCTGAAGCTGTCAAAAAGGCTGCTCAAAATCTGATTCAAGCAATTTTCTTTGCCGCAAAGCAGTGAAAGCATATTTTGATTTTAAGTGTCTCTTTGTTTCCAGCATTTCATTtggacaaaaccaaaaacacgtTAAACAAATACCGAGCtttatctctttttctttctttcttccctctctctgcctcctcacTACCTCCATATTTATCCTCTTCACTTTTCGGGCAATTCGTCTGTCCACACGCTGCTTCTGCTGTTCATCTTCGATGTGTGCATGCAACCCTCTCTGTGAATGTGCATGGGGCTCTGGATCTGGTCTTTATGCCAATGAGCGCTGTCTGGGTTTGATCCTTGGATACAgctgggcagagagagagagagagagagagagagagagagagagagagaaggtcgGTAAATCATGTTAACATTGTTCAAAAAGCACTTGAACATAATGATCATAGGAATAAATGTGCTACTTAATACACTTACTTAATCCTCTAGTGAATAATCTTACTTAATTCACCTTCTGGAATGAGTATTGATGACACACTTTGTTTAATGTAAACTGAACCGTTACATGtactactgtaaatgtacagacactacatccatttattttcttacacTGAGGCATTACAATTTATACTCTGTGGGTGCAGCTGCATGGATGGGGCTGTAAAGCACTGCAGTGACAGTTTTATTAAAGCTAGATAGTTCAGTTTTActgatacaaaaatatattgcgGGGCAGCCTGAGACCTAAATTGAACTGTGCACGAAAGCACAAAAATTGTCTagtaaagaataataaaaacacactcaaaatTGCAAAGAAATAGCATTCAATTAGGATTAAAGTTTTGTTCAACTCAAAAACAATAATCATCTAAAGGTGGAAATTTGAAATACACTAAGAAAATCTATTCCTTGTtcttttacttactgtattatTACATTTGTCAAATTACTGGTATTCACATAACCTGCATAGTTGTCCTTTATGTGTAAAAGTGTGAGCTGCTACACTCCTGCTGCACCTAGAAATGGGTGCAGCAGGAGTTTCAagcttgtatttttttctgcatgatGAGGTGGTGTATAGTTTTAGCAGTGCTTAGCATTTCAAAAGTATGCAAAGTGGGGCCCAGTTTTGCCTCTTAGAAAACCACACACATGAGAGCACATGAGAGTAAAGTGTAAAGCATGGTTTAAAGTGAGTGTTTTCCTGGTGTAGTGTACTGTAAACTACATCAGCTCGTTAGGCTACATAGCTGGATAGCTAGCTAAATAGCTGACCTATGAGAATATCGTCTAAGGCTAAGAAGTAACATGCTTAGTTTATGGGGTTATACTGTGCAACCCACGATAATAAGAGTACAGTAAAGTGGACCAAGCCGCACTGAAGAAACTGTTTCTGTACCTTTACAACAAGCCTTCAAGTAAAATGAGTTGAAATGCCCAAACGAGTGAATTACATGAATATAAACACTGTAGACAGGCAGCCTACATATGTTTCTGTTAGGTGCACATATTCACAGTGATGTGTATTTTGTGTTCTCCTCACCCCCAACAGGTTTCTAGGTACGTATCCCTCCCGGTCATTAAGTCGTGCCCACCACCACTCTGTCTCAGTGTCGTCACGGCGACGCAAAATGGTGAGAGCATCACCCTCACTGAAGGACAGCTCGTCAGTCTGCTGGGCTGTGTAGTCCCACAGAGCATAGACCAAGCCTTTGTTCATCACGCCCATCTTTTCCTGCACACCTGACAGATACAGCATGATATATAGTTACCAGTGGAGAGAGTAGGTGTTAGTTGgcataattattttattgtcgTGTAATTTTGAAAGAGCATTTTCCTCCTTCTCCCCTGTCGGCTTAGTTAAACCTATCGGGTTTAGTTTCGGCGCCATCTGCTTCTCTCTATTTACCTACCATAGAGAAACTGAGAGCACTGTGTGTAGCCCTCCTCCATTTCTTCACAtttgtctgctgctgtttcaACATCGCTAATTGTTGTGGCAAAAATAGCCGCCCCAGACTCCACCAGCATCTTACAGAGGTGGACGCTGTTACATGAAGCCGCACAGTGCAGAGGAGTCCTGGGAGGAAGAACATTCAAATATGACTTGGTTACCCTGCTAGATACATTCACACCTTTTGataaagatagaaaaaaaaatgccagtAATGCACTTGTCTTATACCCACTGGGCTAAACACAGTAGGTGTCATCATAAAACAGGCTGacactaaataaacatgaattCAGTCGGCTGCACCAGTGATTGACTTTTGAGTACAGAACCTCATTAGACTTGGTAATCTCTCCCTTTAATACTGCTAAGGCAGTTGAGTCAAAAACCAATTTAGAAATGCAATTATCTTTGTCATTGTTCAACTGAGCATAGCTCCAGCACCGCAGCCTCAGAGTGTGTTTATTACTACCTGTAGTCCTTCAGCAGACACTGTTATCATGAACTAGTTAATGTGTTAGCGATTAAATAAAGGTACTGACCACCCGTCACTGTCAGCTGCATTTACGTTCACTCCAAAGTCCAGCAGAAACTTAACAATATGGTGATGGCCAGCACAGACAGCATTATGAAGAGGAGTTATGCCTTCATCATTAGGCATACTGGGATTTTCCACCTTAAAGATAGAGATAAGGAGAAAATCTGTCAAATCATTAGAATCGCCTCAATAAATTCTTACAATAAATGCTTGCACTAATTACTGTCTATTGTATCTAAAGCAAGAAATATCAATATTCCTATCAGCTTTGAGAAACTCTTGTAGAAAACATGACAGTGCCTGCTTTCACTGTGGATGGTGCAATAGTGGATTTTTGGAAATCTTGGAAACTGTTGAGTTGCTGAGCCTTTGGTGCCTCGGGGTATGATAATGCCAAACTTGTACAAGATGTGAGGCATCTGGATGTTTCCCTGAGAGTATCAGCTAGAGTTTACAGAGCCTCAGCAGAGTTCTGAAGAGTCAGTAAGCACTTTTGTCCAGTATCCAAGTGATAGATGTCAGGGGTAGACTGGGATTTACATCTGAAGATGAAAGGCTTtgttctctgcagctctgtgctgTTGTTAACACACTGCATTACAGAGTATTAGTGTGTCTTAACCATAAGTCTGCACACCTGACAACTGAGACCACTCTCTCATGACAGTATTGCTGAggatgaaaaatattttacttaatttgtGTTGTCCTGAAGGTACTGAACTTTAAACTCATCTAGTTAATGGTAAATCTGTCGAGGCAATCTGTGCGTGGGTGCACAATTGTTGGCATGTAAAAAGATTCTTCTGTTACATAAGGGCAtgagcatttttttattcaatgcaggaaagtaaaaaaaaaatcaaacaaatttaaaagatggaacctgaaaatattttatttttgttcaaaatgctgctgctcttcCCAGGCCAGTGCCGAGAATCTAAATGGGGAAATCTCTCTttagatttttgtctttatgaagTTTTGTGGGTATGTTTTCCTAATGTTCTTAAAAAGCATAATTGTGGTTTGGAGCCCTGTCATAATGAGTTCAAATAATAAATAGCCGTCTTGATTTTAGCTCTGCacaaatataataacatttacGAAGATGTAttctaaaatacaaaatgctgcaATTGCAACTTAATACTATGTTTTACCTCATATATAATTCTTTGCACTAGATCAAACTCTCCCTCTAATGATGCATCCAGCAGTAGAGCTAGAGGGTTAAACTTGACCCGCAGACCATGGCCTGTTCGCTCTGATGATGGCTTCTTCAGATTGGTTCGTTTAACCTGCAGTACAGATGCAGAAAGAAGCAGGTAAGTGTTGACATTTCTAAACAGGACCTGCCAGGTCAGTAATTACTGCATAATCTGCACGTGAGCTTTTTCAAAGAACAATATTTTTTGACTATGTTTGCAGtatcatgtaaaaaaacaacaaaaaaaggaaacacaacaaatttGTTGACTGCAGAAACAACTGAGATGTGGTGTTTATCAGATTCATTGGAAGAGAGATTTGTCTACAGGTTTATAGTTAGCCTACAGTACCTTAGGCAAAGAATTTGGTGCTGGAGGTGATGGAGGGGGAGCAGTGTGGCCTGCAGCACTGGGATTGGGACTAGAACCTCTCTGGTTGTTATTGTTCTGGTCCTCTGGTTTACTGGTTGCAGGTGAAGTGCTTGGTTGTGTCACTGGAGACACATTATTGGTAGTTTCTGGTGTTGCTGCTGCTAATTTTGTCGTCTCTTTGGATGTTTCGGCAGCAACAGAAGGAGGGGACAAGCGTCGAGTATCAGAGTTCAGGTTTTGGCCCTCGTCTTCCACAGCTGCCGTGCTGACATGCTTGTCACCAGGTTCGACATTGCCGTTAGCTGTATGAATGTTGTCCATGTCACTCAACAGGCAGTCGGGCTGATAGAAAGTACTGCCTGGAATAAAAATTGACACAGGAGATTCTGGCATCATCATTTAGACCCAGCGATGCCACTTGCCTGTTCTGAGGCCAAACCACATCATCATATTTCTGTCTTACCTGAAACTCCTTCCATGCCTCCCGCCAGCGTGTTAAACCTGCGCAACAGAGATCACCATGCAGCTTCAGTGTTTACTCTTTGGAAATCAGTTCCTAACACATCTGCTTTATGTTACTGGGGAGaaacagcacaacacacaaaccTCTGATACAGCAGTTTTTGAATGTTTGGTCCCTGTGGACCCTCAGGTTCAGTGATAGAGCTCCTTTTCTTCAGGGGTCGTGGGGCATTGCTGAGGCGCCGACGGAGAACCTCCAGGTCAGCATCACTCTGGTAACGCAGCTGAGAGTGAGctgcaacaaaaacatgtcagagTGGAAGCGTGTAATGTTTAAACCTACACATTTATTCTTATTGTTAACTTTCTGTATTTTAGCAAAATATACCACAAATTTTACCAGAGATATTATCACAAGCAAacttaatgaaaaattaataatgaaaaatataaagttgtAATGTAGTAATCCCTCACACAATCAATTACCATAACTCATCCTCATCGTCAGCTACATAAGtaattttctccttttcagCCAATGTACATTTGCAAAACGTACAAAGGCAAAAGTGTGATGCAAAAGTGTGATTGTGCATGtcaacacatttttgtattcacatttttacatcctgTGATACCTACCGACAGGAGTGAGCTTAGTGGGACTGAGGGGACGAGGGATGTTGTCCACACTGGGTGGAGGGACAGTTTGAGCATCActgccttctcctcctcctttcccccCTTCTTTATCTATAACATCCTCTGCACCTGCTTTTGCACTTCCGCCTCCACTATGGAGGAAAGGGACAGGGgatggagaagaggaggaggtggggaggaTGGGTTTTCCATAGACTGGTGAGAGAAAAAGGACAGATATTGAGGTCCATTGTGAAGACTGCGACGGGATTCATTTTAATCTAAATTTGTGGAACAATCTGTAAAAACGTAAAAAGTCTCTTACCTGCTTTGACAGTCGTCCTGTTGCTGAGAGAGCCATAGTTTTTGGCCTGAGGTTGATGGAGGTACATGCTGTAAATGGAGCTGCTGTTCATAGTGGCGGGGCCCTTCCTGGGGGACTGGGGCCTGGACGGATGGTCTGGGACGTAAGGACGTACGGCCACAGCTGGAGGGGGATCTGTTCGCTCTGTCTGTGGGGGCAGCGAAGAGGGCTGTGTAGTGGTAGCTGAACCTAAAGAGAAGGAAtactttgtttttccacataTCTCCacaacagatgaaaacattttaaaaaatttattaaGGTACTGCTTAAATAAAACCAGTCCAAATAAACCAAGTGACTTGTCAATTGAAAACCAGTCCTTATTCTTACATTACCTAGGCTTGAGTTTGGAGGGATAGAGATACGCTGTTGTATTTGTTGTGAGGTgggggatgaggaggaggaggatgaagatgtGGCATTGGCAGCACTAGATCGAGACCAACCTAGTGTACCAGGGGCAGAACGGGGCAGGGAGCTAGTGGCACAGTGATGCCCTGCACCCTGATGGGTAGCACTGGGGTAGGTACCATAACCAGAGGGCAGCTAGTGGGATGGGGGATACAttgaaatgaagagaaaaagaaagagacaatttaaaaaacatttttgttaaagcaTGACTACAAGACTGCTTTGGAAGAATATTTTTTCTCTCATGATATTTCTTGAGTTGTAAAGTTCACACAGTCATTTACTGCTTCAGCCTTTAAAGTCAGAAACAAAGGAGGACTCTGAAATAATAGTCTCAATGGAGCTTATagcaaaatgatgaaaattgtAATGTTTCTATGTGTCTATGTCTATGTCTTTATATTAAATGATGATGACAATTGTAATATCTTTTTACTGCCTGGTCTCATTTCAGTATTTAGTTAAGTCGAGTGTGAAAACCGTACCTGTTCTGGACTGTTGGTCCTCCAATCTGACACACTCTTACTGATGGTAGGCCATGATGCTTCATTAGCTAAATGAAGAGGGGGGGGTGAAGTGTTGAGGAAGGAACAAAGGTTACAACAGGAAAGATAATTAAGAGGCAAAGAGGATACAAAGGCAAATGACAACGTACCAGACAGTAATGTATAATGTAATATGTTATGGTGCCAGGAGGCTGAAAAGGATCTGGTTGCTCTTACGTTGAATCATTTAAATTCAACATGTGACTCATCTGTTACAATAAACAGGCCTAGCCCTAAAATGCAAAACCAGTGACTAAAATAAGAACCTACTGTATTATTATCATCCATGAATGTACTTCAAGAGGCTCCTGAAAAACAGTGCAGGTCACAGCTGTGTAGCTGACACCCAGTAGTGAACTTCATGCTCCATTACGCAGTCCACAGCATAACAATTGTGCAATATTTACAAGTGTCTCTAAGACATCAAGTTGTGTTTAAATTGGCTCAACATGTCTGAATTTCAATTAGCAAATACTACAATGTAATAAGATAAGTGCTAAATTACTTAACCACTGCTCTGCATGTTCATTTTGGTGATTTCAGTGTGTTCTCAGTTGAAAACATGTGTTTAACATCCTGTAAGTGGTACAGCAATAGGACAAGTCTCTCTGCTCATGATTGTGGCTGCAAAATTAAAGGGTATCATAGTTGTTATTGTGGCAACATCTGTAGCTGCtaataaaaagagcaaa is a window from the Channa argus isolate prfri chromosome 16, Channa argus male v1.0, whole genome shotgun sequence genome containing:
- the LOC137101223 gene encoding apoptosis-stimulating of p53 protein 1-like isoform X7, translating into MLPVPRVELTLSELQEMATRQQQQIEAQQQMLIAKEQRLRYLQQGGRQNQGQTQSEAEKLQRLKERVETQEAKLKKIRAMRGQVDYSKLINGNLSAEIDHVSSLFQEKQAELQSAVIRVDQLTQQLEDLRRGRLQLHSVAPAQGAPSGSHAATTGQKGSPLSGPAALELRKLYQELQARNRHNLEQSSKLAQNKELLNKRNAQVTVMDQRIGDLRERLHKKRAELSRMNGGGLSSPQTSSHPGGVSGRVAAVCPYIQVPAEGRQETGFPLPSDPPPKPTPLSHIRSLSEEDRSGIRKPPSPWKVSDLDIVLSGPTELCEGPRSPQGGDSNYRESQGANEASWPTISKSVSDWRTNSPEQLPSGYGTYPSATHQGAGHHCATSSLPRSAPGTLGWSRSSAANATSSSSSSSSPTSQQIQQRISIPPNSSLGSATTTQPSSLPPQTERTDPPPAVAVRPYVPDHPSRPQSPRKGPATMNSSSIYSMYLHQPQAKNYGSLSNRTTVKAVYGKPILPTSSSSPSPVPFLHSGGGSAKAGAEDVIDKEGGKGGGEGSDAQTVPPPSVDNIPRPLSPTKLTPVAHSQLRYQSDADLEVLRRRLSNAPRPLKKRSSITEPEGPQGPNIQKLLYQRFNTLAGGMEGVSESPVSIFIPGSTFYQPDCLLSDMDNIHTANGNVEPGDKHVSTAAVEDEGQNLNSDTRRLSPPSVAAETSKETTKLAAATPETTNNVSPVTQPSTSPATSKPEDQNNNNQRGSSPNPSAAGHTAPPPSPPAPNSLPKVKRTNLKKPSSERTGHGLRVKFNPLALLLDASLEGEFDLVQRIIYEVENPSMPNDEGITPLHNAVCAGHHHIVKFLLDFGVNVNAADSDGWTPLHCAASCNSVHLCKMLVESGAAIFATTISDVETAADKCEEMEEGYTQCSQFLYGVQEKMGVMNKGLVYALWDYTAQQTDELSFSEGDALTILRRRDDTETEWWWARLNDREGYVPRNLLGLYPRIKPRQRSLA
- the LOC137101223 gene encoding apoptosis-stimulating of p53 protein 1-like isoform X3; protein product: MLPVILTVYLSDTQQMLTEVPVTPATRVIDVVEYCKEAGEGDCHLAEVWNGHERVLPQDLLLLDLLQQWGARRPEVSFYLRHCPPWSQGSQQPLEESWTLETSESGNDRVPRVELTLSELQEMATRQQQQIEAQQQMLIAKEQRLRYLQQGGRQNQGQTQSEAEKLQRLKERVETQEAKLKKIRAMRGQVDYSKLINGNLSAEIDHVSSLFQEKQAELQSAVIRVDQLTQQLEDLRRGRLQLHSVAPAQGAPSGSHAATTGQKGSPLSGPAALELRKLYQELQARNRHNLEQSSKLAQNKELLNKRNAQVTVMDQRIGDLRERLHKKRAELSRMNGGGLSSPQTSSHPGGVSGRVAAVCPYIQVPAEGRQETGFPLPSDPPPKPTPLSHIRSLSEEDRSGIRKPPSPWKVSDLDIVLSGPTELCEGPRSPQGGDSNYRESQGANEASWPTISKSVSDWRTNSPEQLPSGYGTYPSATHQGAGHHCATSSLPRSAPGTLGWSRSSAANATSSSSSSSSPTSQQIQQRISIPPNSSLGSATTTQPSSLPPQTERTDPPPAVAVRPYVPDHPSRPQSPRKGPATMNSSSIYSMYLHQPQAKNYGSLSNRTTVKAVYGKPILPTSSSSPSPVPFLHSGGGSAKAGAEDVIDKEGGKGGGEGSDAQTVPPPSVDNIPRPLSPTKLTPVAHSQLRYQSDADLEVLRRRLSNAPRPLKKRSSITEPEGPQGPNIQKLLYQRFNTLAGGMEGVSESPVSIFIPGSTFYQPDCLLSDMDNIHTANGNVEPGDKHVSTAAVEDEGQNLNSDTRRLSPPSVAAETSKETTKLAAATPETTNNVSPVTQPSTSPATSKPEDQNNNNQRGSSPNPSAAGHTAPPPSPPAPNSLPKVKRTNLKKPSSERTGHGLRVKFNPLALLLDASLEGEFDLVQRIIYEVENPSMPNDEGITPLHNAVCAGHHHIVKFLLDFGVNVNAADSDGWTPLHCAASCNSVHLCKMLVESGAAIFATTISDVETAADKCEEMEEGYTQCSQFLYGVQEKMGVMNKGLVYALWDYTAQQTDELSFSEGDALTILRRRDDTETEWWWARLNDREGYVPRNLLGLYPRIKPRQRSLA
- the LOC137101223 gene encoding apoptosis-stimulating of p53 protein 1-like isoform X2 → MRRFFGRVLEQLVFLTKCLNLTKCRKLKKKFKTRKTQPMVILTVYLSDTQQMLTEVPVTPATRVIDVVEYCKEAGEGDCHLAEVWNGHERVLPQDLLLLDLLQQWGARRPEVSFYLRHCPPWSQGSQQPLEESWTLETSESGNDRVPRVELTLSELQEMATRQQQQIEAQQQMLIAKEQRLRYLQQGGRQNQGQTQSEAEKLQRLKERVETQEAKLKKIRAMRGQVDYSKLINGNLSAEIDHVSSLFQEKQAELQSAVIRVDQLTQQLEDLRRGRLQLHSVAPAQGAPSGSHAATTGQKGSPLSGPAALELRKLYQELQARNRHNLEQSSKLAQNKELLNKRNAQVTVMDQRIGDLRERLHKKRAELSRMNGGGLSSPQTSSHPGGVSGRVAAVCPYIQVPAEGRQETGFPLPSDPPPKPTPLSHIRSLSEEDRSGIRKPPSPWKVSDLDIVLSGPTELCEGPRSPQGGDSNYRESQGANEASWPTISKSVSDWRTNSPEQLPSGYGTYPSATHQGAGHHCATSSLPRSAPGTLGWSRSSAANATSSSSSSSSPTSQQIQQRISIPPNSSLGSATTTQPSSLPPQTERTDPPPAVAVRPYVPDHPSRPQSPRKGPATMNSSSIYSMYLHQPQAKNYGSLSNRTTVKAVYGKPILPTSSSSPSPVPFLHSGGGSAKAGAEDVIDKEGGKGGGEGSDAQTVPPPSVDNIPRPLSPTKLTPVAHSQLRYQSDADLEVLRRRLSNAPRPLKKRSSITEPEGPQGPNIQKLLYQRFNTLAGGMEGVSGSTFYQPDCLLSDMDNIHTANGNVEPGDKHVSTAAVEDEGQNLNSDTRRLSPPSVAAETSKETTKLAAATPETTNNVSPVTQPSTSPATSKPEDQNNNNQRGSSPNPSAAGHTAPPPSPPAPNSLPKVKRTNLKKPSSERTGHGLRVKFNPLALLLDASLEGEFDLVQRIIYEVENPSMPNDEGITPLHNAVCAGHHHIVKFLLDFGVNVNAADSDGWTPLHCAASCNSVHLCKMLVESGAAIFATTISDVETAADKCEEMEEGYTQCSQFLYGVQEKMGVMNKGLVYALWDYTAQQTDELSFSEGDALTILRRRDDTETEWWWARLNDREGYVPRNLLGLYPRIKPRQRSLA
- the LOC137101223 gene encoding apoptosis-stimulating of p53 protein 1-like isoform X1; amino-acid sequence: MRRFFGRVLEQLVFLTKCLNLTKCRKLKKKFKTRKTQPMVILTVYLSDTQQMLTEVPVTPATRVIDVVEYCKEAGEGDCHLAEVWNGHERVLPQDLLLLDLLQQWGARRPEVSFYLRHCPPWSQGSQQPLEESWTLETSESGNDRVPRVELTLSELQEMATRQQQQIEAQQQMLIAKEQRLRYLQQGGRQNQGQTQSEAEKLQRLKERVETQEAKLKKIRAMRGQVDYSKLINGNLSAEIDHVSSLFQEKQAELQSAVIRVDQLTQQLEDLRRGRLQLHSVAPAQGAPSGSHAATTGQKGSPLSGPAALELRKLYQELQARNRHNLEQSSKLAQNKELLNKRNAQVTVMDQRIGDLRERLHKKRAELSRMNGGGLSSPQTSSHPGGVSGRVAAVCPYIQVPAEGRQETGFPLPSDPPPKPTPLSHIRSLSEEDRSGIRKPPSPWKVSDLDIVLSGPTELCEGPRSPQGGDSNYRESQGANEASWPTISKSVSDWRTNSPEQLPSGYGTYPSATHQGAGHHCATSSLPRSAPGTLGWSRSSAANATSSSSSSSSPTSQQIQQRISIPPNSSLGSATTTQPSSLPPQTERTDPPPAVAVRPYVPDHPSRPQSPRKGPATMNSSSIYSMYLHQPQAKNYGSLSNRTTVKAVYGKPILPTSSSSPSPVPFLHSGGGSAKAGAEDVIDKEGGKGGGEGSDAQTVPPPSVDNIPRPLSPTKLTPVAHSQLRYQSDADLEVLRRRLSNAPRPLKKRSSITEPEGPQGPNIQKLLYQRFNTLAGGMEGVSESPVSIFIPGSTFYQPDCLLSDMDNIHTANGNVEPGDKHVSTAAVEDEGQNLNSDTRRLSPPSVAAETSKETTKLAAATPETTNNVSPVTQPSTSPATSKPEDQNNNNQRGSSPNPSAAGHTAPPPSPPAPNSLPKVKRTNLKKPSSERTGHGLRVKFNPLALLLDASLEGEFDLVQRIIYEVENPSMPNDEGITPLHNAVCAGHHHIVKFLLDFGVNVNAADSDGWTPLHCAASCNSVHLCKMLVESGAAIFATTISDVETAADKCEEMEEGYTQCSQFLYGVQEKMGVMNKGLVYALWDYTAQQTDELSFSEGDALTILRRRDDTETEWWWARLNDREGYVPRNLLGLYPRIKPRQRSLA
- the LOC137101223 gene encoding apoptosis-stimulating of p53 protein 1-like isoform X5, which codes for MSESSLRTCCCWTSFSSGGPGDQKSASTSDTAPHGHKVPRVELTLSELQEMATRQQQQIEAQQQMLIAKEQRLRYLQQGGRQNQGQTQSEAEKLQRLKERVETQEAKLKKIRAMRGQVDYSKLINGNLSAEIDHVSSLFQEKQAELQSAVIRVDQLTQQLEDLRRGRLQLHSVAPAQGAPSGSHAATTGQKGSPLSGPAALELRKLYQELQARNRHNLEQSSKLAQNKELLNKRNAQVTVMDQRIGDLRERLHKKRAELSRMNGGGLSSPQTSSHPGGVSGRVAAVCPYIQVPAEGRQETGFPLPSDPPPKPTPLSHIRSLSEEDRSGIRKPPSPWKVSDLDIVLSGPTELCEGPRSPQGGDSNYRESQGANEASWPTISKSVSDWRTNSPEQLPSGYGTYPSATHQGAGHHCATSSLPRSAPGTLGWSRSSAANATSSSSSSSSPTSQQIQQRISIPPNSSLGSATTTQPSSLPPQTERTDPPPAVAVRPYVPDHPSRPQSPRKGPATMNSSSIYSMYLHQPQAKNYGSLSNRTTVKAVYGKPILPTSSSSPSPVPFLHSGGGSAKAGAEDVIDKEGGKGGGEGSDAQTVPPPSVDNIPRPLSPTKLTPVAHSQLRYQSDADLEVLRRRLSNAPRPLKKRSSITEPEGPQGPNIQKLLYQRFNTLAGGMEGVSESPVSIFIPGSTFYQPDCLLSDMDNIHTANGNVEPGDKHVSTAAVEDEGQNLNSDTRRLSPPSVAAETSKETTKLAAATPETTNNVSPVTQPSTSPATSKPEDQNNNNQRGSSPNPSAAGHTAPPPSPPAPNSLPKVKRTNLKKPSSERTGHGLRVKFNPLALLLDASLEGEFDLVQRIIYEVENPSMPNDEGITPLHNAVCAGHHHIVKFLLDFGVNVNAADSDGWTPLHCAASCNSVHLCKMLVESGAAIFATTISDVETAADKCEEMEEGYTQCSQFLYGVQEKMGVMNKGLVYALWDYTAQQTDELSFSEGDALTILRRRDDTETEWWWARLNDREGYVPRNLLGLYPRIKPRQRSLA
- the LOC137101223 gene encoding apoptosis-stimulating of p53 protein 1-like isoform X8 — protein: MATRQQQQIEAQQQMLIAKEQRLRYLQQGGRQNQGQTQSEAEKLQRLKERVETQEAKLKKIRAMRGQVDYSKLINGNLSAEIDHVSSLFQEKQAELQSAVIRVDQLTQQLEDLRRGRLQLHSVAPAQGAPSGSHAATTGQKGSPLSGPAALELRKLYQELQARNRHNLEQSSKLAQNKELLNKRNAQVTVMDQRIGDLRERLHKKRAELSRMNGGGLSSPQTSSHPGGVSGRVAAVCPYIQVPAEGRQETGFPLPSDPPPKPTPLSHIRSLSEEDRSGIRKPPSPWKVSDLDIVLSGPTELCEGPRSPQGGDSNYRESQGANEASWPTISKSVSDWRTNSPEQLPSGYGTYPSATHQGAGHHCATSSLPRSAPGTLGWSRSSAANATSSSSSSSSPTSQQIQQRISIPPNSSLGSATTTQPSSLPPQTERTDPPPAVAVRPYVPDHPSRPQSPRKGPATMNSSSIYSMYLHQPQAKNYGSLSNRTTVKAVYGKPILPTSSSSPSPVPFLHSGGGSAKAGAEDVIDKEGGKGGGEGSDAQTVPPPSVDNIPRPLSPTKLTPVAHSQLRYQSDADLEVLRRRLSNAPRPLKKRSSITEPEGPQGPNIQKLLYQRFNTLAGGMEGVSESPVSIFIPGSTFYQPDCLLSDMDNIHTANGNVEPGDKHVSTAAVEDEGQNLNSDTRRLSPPSVAAETSKETTKLAAATPETTNNVSPVTQPSTSPATSKPEDQNNNNQRGSSPNPSAAGHTAPPPSPPAPNSLPKVKRTNLKKPSSERTGHGLRVKFNPLALLLDASLEGEFDLVQRIIYEVENPSMPNDEGITPLHNAVCAGHHHIVKFLLDFGVNVNAADSDGWTPLHCAASCNSVHLCKMLVESGAAIFATTISDVETAADKCEEMEEGYTQCSQFLYGVQEKMGVMNKGLVYALWDYTAQQTDELSFSEGDALTILRRRDDTETEWWWARLNDREGYVPRNLLGLYPRIKPRQRSLA
- the LOC137101223 gene encoding apoptosis-stimulating of p53 protein 1-like isoform X6, with product MEWNEVDLVQEFTVEGQCSKIKVRSCRITWDSLQVPRVELTLSELQEMATRQQQQIEAQQQMLIAKEQRLRYLQQGGRQNQGQTQSEAEKLQRLKERVETQEAKLKKIRAMRGQVDYSKLINGNLSAEIDHVSSLFQEKQAELQSAVIRVDQLTQQLEDLRRGRLQLHSVAPAQGAPSGSHAATTGQKGSPLSGPAALELRKLYQELQARNRHNLEQSSKLAQNKELLNKRNAQVTVMDQRIGDLRERLHKKRAELSRMNGGGLSSPQTSSHPGGVSGRVAAVCPYIQVPAEGRQETGFPLPSDPPPKPTPLSHIRSLSEEDRSGIRKPPSPWKVSDLDIVLSGPTELCEGPRSPQGGDSNYRESQGANEASWPTISKSVSDWRTNSPEQLPSGYGTYPSATHQGAGHHCATSSLPRSAPGTLGWSRSSAANATSSSSSSSSPTSQQIQQRISIPPNSSLGSATTTQPSSLPPQTERTDPPPAVAVRPYVPDHPSRPQSPRKGPATMNSSSIYSMYLHQPQAKNYGSLSNRTTVKAVYGKPILPTSSSSPSPVPFLHSGGGSAKAGAEDVIDKEGGKGGGEGSDAQTVPPPSVDNIPRPLSPTKLTPVAHSQLRYQSDADLEVLRRRLSNAPRPLKKRSSITEPEGPQGPNIQKLLYQRFNTLAGGMEGVSESPVSIFIPGSTFYQPDCLLSDMDNIHTANGNVEPGDKHVSTAAVEDEGQNLNSDTRRLSPPSVAAETSKETTKLAAATPETTNNVSPVTQPSTSPATSKPEDQNNNNQRGSSPNPSAAGHTAPPPSPPAPNSLPKVKRTNLKKPSSERTGHGLRVKFNPLALLLDASLEGEFDLVQRIIYEVENPSMPNDEGITPLHNAVCAGHHHIVKFLLDFGVNVNAADSDGWTPLHCAASCNSVHLCKMLVESGAAIFATTISDVETAADKCEEMEEGYTQCSQFLYGVQEKMGVMNKGLVYALWDYTAQQTDELSFSEGDALTILRRRDDTETEWWWARLNDREGYVPRNLLGLYPRIKPRQRSLA